GAACGGGAAGGATGCCTTTTTGGCACAGGCAGATAaagtggccttaaaggggttctccacccctagacatatcaTCACCTATCTAAATGATAGGATGTCTGAttatgggggtcctgccactggggcccctgtgatctctgtgcagggatgaccggggtgccgtgccagagatcgtgggggtccttcgGTTAGGGGTAAGATGTTtttttgccagagtacccctttaaaggggttcttcaccataaagggattttagtacttacctgccggaCATgtctaggaaggatctgtgcttgtcttggggctaaatggctgtgttgtgagtccaccctaACATTGCAGCTATCttgtttgtgaactggctatttcctgttgaagttctgTCCCTCGAACTACATTTCCCAGAATTCCGTGTGTGAGGTgactttcctcccttccacacatcagccaccccacccattgaaacagaaatCAGCTGCATTTCagtcaaaagaccagtgttttctaaccagttgttgcaaaaatgaagcaggacaggctccctctgatcaactgactagtgatgtaatatctcggccgcactgcaacctcggAAAACCTgacacctgagtaattttgtatgttgttaaaaataaatattgggacaaaaatcacagaagaattgtgagaaaacagtcacacacaggtacagacactatattatgaactacactaactgtacagcccctgtagcatagtcaaattgtGGTGGGACCatgggtgtgagtggtgggatcagatgggtttccggaacaccacacgcccggtttctccgctatcccagttgctagtagtgaaatgagagtccacaaccagttatggtcaaacggaggctttactgagtataagacagatggaattatcttctcAGCTAAGGCCAAATTTCCCAGAGAAGTGGCCAGGACCaagaggacctcacagcttgcttgGATTAAttttacttgtaattaacttgacttgagattggacttgactatatgcaggacttgactagtttcagtgacagctgacatagacttgagacttactggaatgactgtagcttttggggtcttccagatgctgatcacttgcactgagatctctggtggttgctgtgctcagtaaggTAGTAtaagagctaagagagtgaattgtaatggccgcccctttatatagtgaggggctggactaaagcccattggtcaagctgcgggtcatatgttaagctggtgctctctgggagaacatgtgacaacaaatcatgttactgcataacataacatgtgacaatctcacaggtcctttatactacctatacataaagATACTgtctagtagggatcgaccgatatcgtttttttagggccgataccgataatcggtggcggttagggccgatagccaataacttataccgatattccggtataagttatcggctatttatccccccgcgacaccgctgcagatcattgatttaaagcgggcgctttaaatcaatgaactgcagtggcttttgcggtgccataggtcgccgccgccgccaccacccgcttctctccccctgcctgtccgggggtcctgagtcctatcaccgccaaggccccccccccaccattctGCGCCCCCTACCACCACACCgcgccgcgtcgcacccccagccacaccgccccggccccattgcctcccccatccccggttttataattacctgttcctgttcccggggtccactctatatCTGGCTCTGGTGGTGTCCTCCTGAggtgtcactgtgcgcactgactgtgacgtcactcatcattgcgcacagcgtaactcaggacgcagcaggagccggaagtaacgtggaccccgggaacaggtaattataaaactggggatgggggaggcaatggggctggaGCGGTGCGGGGGTGCGACGCGCTGCGGTGcggcaggtcgggggggggggggggtgcggtcgaggtgcggtgcggggggcggggcattatcggcaaggtaattgccgataccgataatgcccaaaatctggATTATCtggcgataatatcggccaaaccgataatcggtcgatccctactgtctaggcattaaagtgatatacacaacattctggaaacaacagggggagaccatgCAGGGGAACCCCAGGTCACTCAGGGTCTCAACCTGGCAGGGCCTAAAGGTAGTACAGGAaaaatgtcctgtactgggacatcacaaaataaaataaaaaattcctggaatacccagtTTAGTGGGTGTCACTGTTGTTTCAGGAAGGGAAATTATTACCATTCGATAGAATATAAAAGGATTATGATTTGAATGATCATATGATATTTAGATATATACAAATTAAAGAGGCGGTTAGATGCactttagggtgggttcacatcacgttttgttaaagggggactccggccctaagacatcttatcccctatccaaagtataggggataagatgtctgatcacggggcgtcccgcaatctctcatgcagcacccacctgtgtgagctgcacgcaGCGCCGGAGCCGGAGTAtcttgacatcatgccccgccccctcaatacaagcctatgggagggggcatgatggataCGGGACacggatatgggagcgcccggttttcattCCCCCCAGCCAGTTCCGGTCCCCGTATTAACaaaaagtggtgtgaacccacccttggataaatcagtgtttcaatttaaaggggaactccactagaaaattttttttattttaaatcaactggggccagaaaattaaacagatttggaaattacctctattaaaaatgtttaatccttcccgtacttatcagctgctgtatgttccactagaagttcttttctttttgaattgcctttctgtctgaccacagtgctctctgctgacatctctgtgtcaggtttgctatgggaatttgcttctactctggacatatcctaaaatggacagaggtgtcagcagagagcactgcggtcagacagaaaggaaattcaaaaaggaaagaacctcctgtggagcatataacagctgataagtactggaaggattaagatttttaaatagaagtaatttacaaatctgattaactttctggaaccatttgatttagaaaaaataaatgttttccagtggagtactcctttaagtcacatgatttatttattttggaagtAGATAATACAAACACTaaagggggagagttatcaagacctgtgtggaggaagagcagagcagttgcccatagcaaccaatcagattgcttctttcattttcaaagaggcctgtgaaaaatgaaaggagcgacctgattggttgctatgggcaactgctccgctcttcctccacacaggtcttgataaatctcctcctaaatGGAGAGGGAtggtttattaaaaaaacattgaTTAAAGAGACCGATACTTCCTTCCAAAGGAAAAGTAGATCAAAATGGAGTAAGGAGTTAGGACAGATAGACAACGTATCACGGGGCAGGATTTTACAGAATGTAACTAGGGTCTCCTATAATAAAAGGTTGTAATATACTCAACTTGGGTTGATTTATTGCTTATAATATTCTAAAATAAAACTttggcaaattaaaggggtactccgccccaagacatcttataccctatgcaaaggatagggggttaaaggcgtactccgctactcagcgtttggaacaaactgttccgaatgctggagccggcgccgggaactCGTGACATCATTGCCCCGTtacctcatgatgtcactcctcgccccctcaatgcaagtctatgggagggggcgtgacagccgtcacgccccctcccatagacttacattgagggggcggtggagtgatgtcatgagggggcggggctaggatgtcatgagctcccgactCCGGCGTtcggacagtttgttccaaacgctgagcagcggagtacccctttaagatgtctgattgcggagcgaaatttgctccgtgcaccggataacTTCAGTGCCACAGGAGAGAtcgcgtgacatcacggtcctcCGATGCAGCAGCTGGCATTCTATACAAagccaggtgctgcagggagttgcgaggggtcccagcagcgggacccccctcgatcagacatcttatccgcttatcctttggataggggcggagtacccctttaaaggaagtcGCCACTTGTCCCAAGTGTAGAGAGGATGAGGCTAACTTTACTCACATGGTGGGGGTGGGCAGGGATacgttttgtatatattgtgtactaTGAAATAACCacgcccacttttgcaaaactggagtgactagtgtaaaccttggatcatgATGGAAATTATTTCACACCAAAATTAGGAAAAGAGAACGGGAGCATCGCTTTACACGTACCTGGGgagctatttaaaaatctaagaaCATCCATCCCAGATGAAGGAGGCCGTTCAGCTTCCGAAACACGTCGGAAAGTATTTTGGACCTTCAAGCatactgtagtgacgtcactagcaGCAGCCTAGGACACGGCATACTCCACCGGGACGAGTTCGGTCGAGACGCCCCCGGCCGAGACAGTCTCCTGCTACCTCCTGAATATTTCCCCCGAAACACATATCTTTGCGCACTTACCAGCCGCGGCAGTGAAATACAAGAAAATCTAAGCAGGTACTAAAACTTTATTTCACCAATTTACACAAACGATATTAGATACTTTACATTGTTTCACATCACACCTGCACCAGCTGACCACTGAATAATAAACATGTACATTTAAGCCCCACCCAGCGCTGAAAGTTTTCTAATATTTTATGAATAAGTAAAACACTTCCTGTGAAACCAGTCTGAGAACAGTATGGAGGACACAGCCAGGATCGGCAGTCTGCTGCTTTTCAATAGTAGTCCCAGAATAACAATGTGACAGTGTGACGTGCAGGAGAACAGACTTCAGGGGCATAGAAGAGCctgacaccccccaaaaaaagaggaCTGGGGCCAATTCTCAGGAGTCCAGAGCTATGAAGCAAAGTGCCTGGCTGGGGCAGAGGAGGACCACTACTTAGTATTACAGTCCTATGGGGGGGTTTTCTTGCCCCAGCAGTCTGGAGTTAGTGCAGGCAGGCGTCTGGAGTGTTGCTGAGGAGGATTCCTGGTGCTCGCTACACAGGGGGGTAAGTGGGAGTGTAGGTCTTAGCTGAAAATTTAGTCCCAGGCTTCAGATGGTGTTGAAGGCCTCAATACTAGATCTTGGAAAAAAAGCTTAAAATTGTACAAAGGAGGTGTTGGTCTGTTCCTCTGGTTCCCCACAGTCCAGATATCTGGTTTTTAGTCAAATTCCACCTGAGGAAGTTGCTTTAAAGTCACTTTATAAGTTCAAAAGCCGCCTTCCTGCAAGAGCTCAATCTCCGCCCCCGAGGAACTTCTCTGTGAGGTGTTTGGGTCTCCAGTAGCAGCTCCCCATGGACTAtgcctgttgggtcttctccatgaggagcagtgaatatcacaacccccattctgaacatgaaaatggcttcctcCTTGTACAACACACCTTCTGTGACTAACACCCCGTCTGTGATGAAAACAGCTTctcacctgtgtgaattctttgttGGCTAACaagatttcccacattctgagcatgaaaatggcttctcgccagtgtgagttttttgatgttgttgtcttgcaacagctgatggcacactggttggtaaaacaCTGTTATATGAACACACTATGCCCACTTACACTAAATGcacacattggggaagatttatcaaaacctgtctagaggaagagtggtgcagttgcccatagcaaccaatcagatcgcttctttcatttttccaggcctcttaaagaagcaatctaatgttGCACGTCCCTgcagatgtgttatctgcatcatttagtACTCTGAATTTGGCTTCTCTCCTGCGTGAATTCTTAGATGTCTGATAAAACTTGATTCTAGAATGAAACatattccacattctgaacatgataagggcttctcctctgtgtgacttatttgatgtttaacaagttgtgatttctgagtaaaccatttcccacattctgcacatgaaaatggtctttctcctgtgtgaattcttagatgtcTGATAAGACTTGATTCTAGAATAAAAGATATttgacattctgaacatgaaaatggcttctcacctgtgtgagttctttgatgtttaacaagccgtgacttctgagtaaaacatttcccacattctgcacatgaaaatggcttctcccctgtgtgacttatttgatgtttaacaagttgTGATttatgagtaaaacatttcccacattctgcacatgaaaatggtttctcccctgtgtgaattcttagatgttTGATAAGTGGTGATCTCtctgtaaaacattttccacattctgaacatgaaaacggcttatcccctgtgtgacttatttgatgtttaacaagttgtgatttctgagtaaaacatttcccacattctgcacaggaaAATGGCTTTtcacctgtgtgaattcttagatgttTGATAAGTGgcgatttctcagtaaaacattttccacattctggacaCGAAAATGGCTTATCCCCTGTGTGATTTCTCTGATGGTAAAATAGTTTTGTTTTattataaaaacattttccacattctgagcatgaaaatagcTTCTCCCCTTTGTgcattctttgatgtttaacaagttgtggtttctgagtaaaacatttcccacattcttcaCATGAAAATGGTCTCTCTCCTTTGTGAGATCTTTGATGATAAACAAGTCTTGATTTGGAAGcaaaacttttcccacattctgcacatgaaaacggCCTCGCtcttgtgtgagttctttgatgataAACAAGTcttgatttgaaaataaaacatttcccacattctgcacatgaaaatggcttctcccctgtgtgaattcttagatgttTGATAAGTggtgatttctcagtaaaacattttccacattctgaacatgaaaatggcttctctcctgtgtgagttctttgatggcaAACAAGTTTTGATTtctcaaaaaaactttttccacattctgaacatgaaaatggcttctcccctgtgtgaattcttagatgttTGATAAGTGGTGAtctctcagtaaaacattttccacattctgaacacgaaaaTGGCttatcccctgtgtgaattcttagatgttTGATAAGTggtgatttctcagtaaaacatttcccacattctgaacatgaaaatggcttctcccctgtgtgagttctttgatggcaAAAAAGTTTTGATTtatcaaaaaaacattttccacattctgagcatgaaaatagcTTCTCCCCTTTGTGCATTCTTTCATGTCTAACAAGTTGtggtttctgagtaaaacattttccacattctgcacatgaaaatggtctctctcctgtgtgagttctttgatgacaAACAAGTCTTGATTTggaagcaaaacatttcccacattctgcacatgaaaatggcttctcccctgtgtgaattcttagatgttCAACAAAGAcggatttcttagtaaaacatttcccacaatctgagcatgaaaatggtttctccccagtgtgagttctttgatgtttaacaagaactGATTTCCCAGTAAAACGttttccacattctgcacatgaaaatggcttctctcctatgtgagttctttgatggcaAAAAAGTCTTGATTtctcaaaaaaactttttccacattctgaacatgaaaatggcttctcccctgtgtgagttctttgatgtcgaaCAAGAATTGATTtgttagtaaaacattttccacattctaaacatgaaaatggcttctcccctgtgtgagttctttgatgtttaacaagaactgatttctcagtaaaacatttcccacattctgaacatgaaaatggcttctcccctgtgtgaattcttagatgttTTGTAAGTTgcgatttctgagtaaaacatttttcacattctgaacatgaaaatggcttctcccctgtgtgagttcttagatGTTTTATAAGTggtgatttctcagtaaaacatttcccacattctgaacatgaaaatggtttctcccctgtgtgggtTCTTTGATGGCAAAAAAGTTTTGATTTCtccaaaaaacattttccacattctgagcatgaaaat
Above is a genomic segment from Hyla sarda isolate aHylSar1 chromosome 1, aHylSar1.hap1, whole genome shotgun sequence containing:
- the LOC130307447 gene encoding zinc finger protein 585A-like, whose protein sequence is MPHGHQRDCARRRPFSCSQCGNCFAVKSSLVRHQRVHTVEKLYPCSECGKRFLERSKLFCHQRTHTGEKPFSCLECGKRFTGKSVLVKHQRTHTGEKPFSCSECGKGFTEKSKLFCHQRTHTGEKPFSCSECEKCYTEKSQLTKHLRIHTGEKPFSCSECGKCFTEKSILVKHQRTHTGEKPFSCSECGKSFFEKSKLFCHQRTHTGEKPFSCSECGKHFTGKSVLVKHQTTHTGEKPFSCSECGKCFTKKSVLVEHLRIHTGEKPFLCAECGKCFASKSRLVCHQRTHTGERPFSCAECGKCFTQKPQLVRHQRMHKGEKLFSCSECGKCFLEKSKLFCHQRTHTGEKPFSCSECGKCFTEKSPLIKHLRTHTGEKPFSCSECEKCFTQKSQLTKHLRIHTGEKPFSCSECGKCFTEKSVLVKHQRTHTGEKPFSCLECGKCFTNKSILVRHQRTHTGEKPFSCSECGKSFFEKSRLFCHQRTHIGEKPFSCAECGKRFTGKSVLVKHQRTHTGEKPFSCSDCGKCFTKKSVFVEHLRIHTGEKPFSCAECGKCFASKSRLVCHQRTHTGERPFSCAECGKCFTQKPQLVRHERMHKGEKLFSCSECGKCFFDKSKLFCHQRTHTGEKPFSCSECGKCFTEKSPLIKHLRIHTGDKPFSCSECGKCFTERSPLIKHLRIHTGEKPFSCSECGKSFFEKSKLVCHQRTHTGEKPFSCSECGKCFTEKSPLIKHLRIHTGEKPFSCAECGKCFIFKSRLVYHQRTHTRARPFSCAECGKSFASKSRLVYHQRSHKGERPFSCEECGKCFTQKPQLVKHQRMHKGEKLFSCSECGKCFYNKTKLFYHQRNHTGDKPFSCPECGKCFTEKSPLIKHLRIHTGEKPFSCAECGKCFTQKSQLVKHQISHTGDKPFSCSECGKCFTERSPLIKHLRIHTGEKPFSCAECGKCFTHKSQLVKHQISHTGEKPFSCAECGKCFTQKSRLVKHQRTHTGEKPFSCSECQISFILESSLIRHLRIHTGERPFSCAECGKWFTQKSQLVKHQISHTEEKPLSCSECGICFILESSFIRHLRIHAGEKPNSEY